The following are encoded in a window of Magnetospirillum sp. 15-1 genomic DNA:
- a CDS encoding efflux RND transporter periplasmic adaptor subunit, which produces MRCAVLAGGVAVLCAAPAWGQELRAQLSPRDFTTLAAEIGAKVEKIGAREGERFTRGQVLIAFDCSVNRAQLDEARATQSAADKTLAVNRRLLELQTVGKLETDVSVAEAEKARAKVAAMSAMVSKCAVTAPFDGRVVEQKVRGQQYVQPGQALLDILDDSVLELDFVVPSKWLVWLKPGHAFQVAIDETGKSYPVKLTRVGARIDPVSQTVRVAGAIGGHFTELSAGMSGKVLLVPPP; this is translated from the coding sequence ATGAGGTGTGCCGTCCTGGCCGGGGGGGTGGCGGTGTTGTGCGCCGCTCCCGCCTGGGGCCAGGAATTGCGGGCTCAGCTTTCTCCCCGCGACTTCACCACCCTGGCCGCCGAGATCGGCGCCAAGGTGGAGAAGATCGGCGCGCGCGAGGGTGAACGCTTCACCCGGGGACAGGTGCTGATCGCCTTCGATTGCTCGGTCAATCGGGCGCAGTTGGACGAGGCCCGCGCTACCCAGTCGGCGGCCGACAAGACCCTGGCGGTCAACCGGCGGCTGCTGGAACTGCAGACGGTGGGCAAACTGGAGACCGACGTCTCGGTGGCCGAGGCGGAAAAGGCCCGCGCCAAGGTCGCCGCCATGAGCGCCATGGTGTCCAAATGCGCCGTCACCGCCCCCTTCGACGGCCGGGTGGTGGAGCAGAAGGTCAGGGGCCAGCAATACGTCCAGCCCGGTCAGGCGCTGCTCGACATCCTGGACGATTCGGTGCTGGAACTGGACTTCGTGGTGCCGTCCAAATGGCTGGTGTGGTTGAAGCCCGGCCATGCCTTCCAGGTGGCCATCGACGAGACGGGCAAGAGCTATCCGGTCAAGCTGACCCGCGTCGGTGCCCGTATCGACCCGGTCAGCCAGACGGTGCGGGTGGCGGGGGCCATCGGCGGTCATTTCACCGAACTGTCGGCGGGCATGTCGGGCAAGGTGCTGCTGGTACCCCCGCCATGA
- a CDS encoding TolC family protein, with the protein MMVDVKRAGRLLASASLIALLSACAVTPEPFTAEELSTQAAQDREAMFKGGEPLSGPLTVSEAIARALKYNLDKRSKMMEEALALGQTDVDRWDMLPKLTANAGYSYRSEPNATVSQNVQTGQRDGAYSVSADQRTKTTDLTMSWNLLDFGVTYYTAKANADRALVATERRRKAVHNLVTEVRFAFWRAAAYQVLNSEVDRAVSEAKDALGKARQVEKENLRAPAESLRYQKSLLETLRQLTAVQQELSTAQIELAALINVPPGTRLILSVPAEMAVPDWTTPLERMEELAFAQNPDLREQGYLSRIAVDDTKKAIIKLLPGITFSGGRNWDGNSFLMDNHWYEAGAKLSWNVMNVFSGKSQLDYAETNEQVADARRKALRMAVLAQVYVGERQFRNAVSQYQQSDELWQVDKRLFELSEARTANDAQGILERVAGRASAIASQLRRFQSYAQVEQAYAKIQATLGHDLTIDKVENGDLKTLSKAVAAGLEAWGRDAGPSAPAATPAPVVVEAPKAPEPLTSENTRWIRGDAQAIAQVSGQ; encoded by the coding sequence ATGATGGTTGATGTGAAGCGTGCCGGCCGCCTGTTGGCCTCCGCCTCGTTGATTGCCCTGCTTTCGGCCTGCGCGGTGACGCCGGAGCCGTTCACGGCGGAGGAACTGAGCACCCAGGCGGCGCAGGACCGCGAGGCCATGTTCAAGGGCGGCGAGCCGCTCTCCGGCCCGCTGACCGTGTCCGAGGCCATCGCGCGGGCACTGAAGTACAACCTGGACAAGCGCTCCAAGATGATGGAGGAGGCGCTGGCCCTGGGGCAGACCGACGTGGACCGCTGGGACATGCTGCCCAAGCTGACCGCCAACGCCGGGTATTCCTACCGCTCGGAGCCCAACGCCACGGTGTCGCAGAATGTGCAGACCGGCCAGCGGGACGGCGCCTACAGCGTTTCCGCCGACCAGCGCACCAAGACCACCGATCTGACCATGTCGTGGAACCTGCTGGATTTCGGCGTCACCTACTACACCGCCAAGGCCAACGCCGACCGTGCCCTGGTCGCCACCGAGCGGCGGCGCAAGGCGGTGCACAATCTGGTGACCGAGGTCCGCTTCGCCTTCTGGCGCGCCGCCGCCTATCAGGTGCTGAATTCCGAGGTGGACCGCGCGGTCTCCGAGGCCAAGGACGCCCTGGGCAAGGCCCGGCAGGTGGAGAAGGAAAACCTCCGGGCTCCGGCCGAGTCCTTGCGCTACCAGAAATCGCTGCTGGAGACGCTGCGCCAGTTGACCGCCGTTCAGCAGGAATTGTCGACGGCCCAGATCGAGCTGGCGGCGCTGATCAATGTGCCGCCGGGCACCAGGCTGATCCTGTCGGTGCCGGCCGAGATGGCGGTGCCCGACTGGACCACGCCGCTGGAGCGCATGGAGGAACTGGCCTTCGCCCAGAACCCCGACCTGCGGGAACAGGGCTACCTGTCGCGCATCGCGGTGGACGACACCAAGAAGGCCATCATCAAGCTGCTGCCCGGCATCACCTTCAGTGGCGGGCGCAATTGGGACGGCAATTCGTTCCTGATGGACAACCACTGGTACGAAGCCGGCGCCAAGCTGTCGTGGAACGTCATGAACGTGTTCTCGGGCAAGTCGCAGTTGGACTATGCCGAGACCAACGAGCAGGTGGCCGACGCCCGGCGCAAGGCGCTGCGCATGGCGGTGCTGGCCCAGGTGTATGTGGGCGAGCGCCAGTTCCGCAACGCGGTCAGCCAGTACCAGCAATCGGACGAGCTGTGGCAGGTGGACAAACGGCTGTTCGAGCTGTCCGAGGCGCGGACCGCCAACGACGCCCAGGGCATCCTGGAGCGGGTGGCGGGGCGGGCCTCGGCCATCGCCTCGCAATTGCGCCGCTTCCAGTCCTATGCCCAGGTGGAGCAGGCCTATGCCAAGATCCAGGCGACGCTGGGCCACGACCTGACCATCGACAAGGTCGAGAACGGCGATCTCAAGACGCTGTCCAAGGCGGTGGCCGCCGGGTTGGAGGCCTGGGGGCGTGACGCCGGCCCGTCGGCGCCGGCCGCGACGCCCGCGCCGGTGGTGGTCGAGGCGCCCAAGGCCCCCGAGCCGTTGACCAGCGAGAATACCAGATGGATCAGGGGGGATGCCCAGGCCATCGCCCAGGTGTCCGGCCAATGA
- a CDS encoding HlyD family efflux transporter periplasmic adaptor subunit has translation MMQVETGTALRLATLLDVEGRILRAEDMAEIGFVAVNDAHALVPYRQSVLWSRAGGVETVSGLALPDRNAPFLLWMEAVCRHLSSLAKPAVLSAAGLPAELAGQWGEWLPPHALWLPLGAEAALFYAAEAEWHEGDVALLARLGEAVTASRGRFQRPSRLAAGLARLKTSRKRQAVALGLLVLSLFPVTGSVLAPADMVPAHPLVVRSPLDGVVDRIHVRPNEQVAEGKPLFDLDATQLTGRLDVARQQYATAEAEYRQAAQAQVFDPKAKAQVAILAGRAEERAAEVKWLESQLDRIRVKSPGSGIAVLDDPSDWIGRPVVVGEKVMLVADETDTEVEAWLSVADAGEARPGARLTLFLNSRPLSPVRAVVLNVAYEPSARPDATLAHRVRAVLAEGQDKPHLGLKGTARIDGDTVPLIWWLFRKPLVAVRQFVGF, from the coding sequence ATGATGCAGGTCGAGACCGGCACCGCCCTGCGCCTGGCGACCCTGCTCGACGTGGAGGGGCGTATCCTGCGGGCGGAGGATATGGCCGAGATCGGTTTCGTGGCGGTCAACGACGCCCATGCCCTGGTTCCCTACCGCCAGTCGGTGCTGTGGAGCCGGGCCGGGGGCGTCGAGACGGTATCCGGCCTGGCCTTGCCCGATCGCAATGCTCCCTTCCTGTTGTGGATGGAGGCGGTATGCCGCCATCTTTCGTCGCTGGCCAAGCCGGCGGTGCTGTCCGCCGCCGGCCTGCCCGCCGAACTGGCCGGGCAGTGGGGGGAGTGGCTGCCGCCCCATGCCCTGTGGCTGCCCTTGGGGGCGGAGGCCGCGCTGTTCTACGCCGCCGAGGCGGAATGGCACGAGGGCGACGTCGCCCTGCTGGCCCGGCTGGGCGAGGCGGTCACCGCGTCCCGGGGCCGCTTTCAACGCCCGTCGCGTCTCGCCGCCGGGCTGGCCCGGCTGAAGACCAGCCGCAAGCGTCAGGCGGTGGCCTTGGGCCTGCTGGTCCTGTCGCTGTTTCCGGTGACCGGCTCGGTGCTGGCGCCGGCCGATATGGTTCCCGCCCATCCCCTGGTGGTGCGCTCGCCCCTGGACGGCGTGGTGGACCGCATCCATGTCCGGCCCAACGAGCAGGTGGCCGAGGGCAAGCCGCTGTTCGATCTGGATGCGACCCAGTTGACCGGACGCCTCGACGTCGCCCGCCAGCAATACGCCACCGCCGAGGCGGAATACCGTCAGGCGGCCCAGGCCCAGGTGTTCGACCCCAAGGCCAAGGCCCAGGTGGCGATTCTTGCCGGCCGCGCCGAGGAGAGGGCCGCCGAGGTCAAGTGGCTGGAAAGCCAGTTGGACCGTATCCGGGTCAAGTCGCCCGGTTCCGGCATCGCCGTGCTGGATGATCCCTCCGACTGGATCGGCCGTCCGGTGGTGGTGGGCGAAAAGGTGATGCTGGTGGCCGACGAGACCGATACCGAGGTGGAGGCCTGGCTGTCGGTGGCCGATGCCGGCGAGGCGCGGCCCGGCGCGCGCCTGACCCTGTTCCTCAATTCCCGGCCGCTGTCGCCGGTCCGCGCCGTGGTGCTCAACGTGGCCTACGAGCCTTCGGCCCGACCCGACGCCACCCTGGCCCACCGGGTGCGCGCCGTTCTGGCGGAGGGGCAGGACAAGCCGCATCTGGGCCTCAAGGGGACGGCGCGTATCGACGGCGATACCGTGCCGCTGATCTGGTGGCTGTTCAGAAAGCCGCTGGTCGCCGTACGCCAGTTCGTGGGTTTTTGA